The DNA region ttgtaaaattctgattttactttgaaattaggtctttttatttttatttatttatttatttattttccataaaaaatGCCGACTGCACTGTATGAAGACATCAGCATCCTTTTCTTCCATCTATCAGGTTTGATTTCTTTACTCATTCACTGACTGATTTTCATCCCTCCAGGCCATGGGTATGGAGGTCCAGATGGTTGCAGGTAAAGGTCCCACATTCCCAGAGCCCCTGAAGGAGCCTGAGGACCTGCAGCGTCTGCAGCCCAAAGTGGATGTCAGCAAAGAGCTGAGCTATGTCTTTAAAGCCATCACACTGACCAGACACAAGATAGAGGGCAAAGTGCCGCTCATAGGATTCAGTGGAGCTCCGGTCAGATGACACACACTATAAGCAGTAAACCTGAGAGTAAATTTGGTTTTTTAGGTTATTGAGTTTCATGTTCTTTGCTGTGTCACTCTTCAGTGGACGTTGATGTCCTACATGATCGAAGGAGGAGGCTCAAACACCCACTCGAAGGCGAAGCGCTGGCTGTACCGGCACCCTGAGGCGAGCCACATGCTGCTGAGGATGCTGACAGATGTGGTTGTGCAGTATCTGCTGGGACAGGTGGCAGCTGGAGCTCAGGTGAGACGCTATGcttattttcagtttaaagCGCTTTGTTTATGTTGCAGATTGGACATAAATAGTGTCTGCTGAGGGTGCCAGCTCCTGCACACTCTTTTTATGGAAACAGACCTGCTTCTGGACAGAATCTGTCTGAGGCAGCATATATCCCATTAAGTAAAGGGGAAAATGCTGCATTGTTGCATAAAGGCTAGATGGTTTCCTACTGGCATTGTCCTTTTACCAGCTCCAGAAAAATATGTGGAGCAGTCTTATTAGATTTTACAGCTGCTTTTCATGTGATCAATCACAAGCCTCTTCTTAGGAAGTTAGAGGGTTATGGATTTAGAGTATCAGCAACAACTTGGATGGAATCTGACATAGATCTATCTGGCATAGATCGCAAAGTTTTTCAGACGGTGTCACCTTAGAGTGTGGCCTTCACCAGGGTAGCTGCCTAGGCCCACTACTCTAGTCTATTTACACAAATAATATACATCTTGTTCTATCAAATCAATCATGTACAAGGATGATATTATGGTATATGCACTACACCTGTTGACTTCACCACCACCTTGAATAAGAGAgttttttgtaaagtttagtgtttatttgatttcatttcaataaaatgatttttacatattagttttagttatttagtaaGTTTAATTTAACCATGATGATTTTGCTCTCCGAGATGccgagaggcatccccacagtatgatgctgccaccactgtggtTATGGTAAACTTATTTTagcttacatatttttatttaatggatgttactttgcagaaatctgttttcactttgacattaaagaggtattttgtgtttttttttttttaaataaaaatgataaaaaggtggcatgagttaaaatgtgttttgttacttctgagacttaaaataataatgtagTGAAGTTTtataatcatttaaaacatatatttttttcatttttattatttttggttAAGATAAATTACCCCTCTAATCCTACCTACTGTACCTCTGGGGACCAACAGTGGGCGCTgtcccacactttgggaagcactggaaagttgaatttatcagtgacCCATCCTGTGCTTTATTCTAACTGGGCTTGGCTGTTGGGTTCAGTGTTTGTGAACAGTTACAGCGTGACCATTTTGCACATGAAGGGGTCAGTTTTCCCCATAATAATTAATATGTGCTTGATTTGTGCCCACTTTTTGTTTGACCACAAACTTTGTTGGTTTATTTTTGGATGATGATAATCGTATAAAATGTTATTTCCAACAAGAAAATTGTGGCTTGTGAAAATTTAGAGTGACTATTAACTTTAGAAAACTACTAGCCACAGTTGCTAGTGAGAAAAAGGTTATGTTGAGCCCTGTTAATGGTCATCAGTCCATCTTAAAATGATTGTCTTGGATATGGCTGTAATGTCATTTATAATGGTAACAGCATGTGAAGAATAAACAGTCAGAGCCGTGTCTTATAGAAGAGTTGGCATGCttatattagcattagcagctggGATGATACTGAAATGGGGAGACAGATATTGGTAGTTAGTAGTTGAAGATGAGCCCAGCTTGTGTAAGCCTaaaatatgcttttttaaattaaaagcaatCCTTTCTACTCTGTCCATGTGCTTTGTTCAGGCTCTGCAGGTATTTGAGTCCCACGCCGGCATCTTGGGCCCGGTCGAGTTTAAAGAGTTTGCTCTGCCGTATCTTCGAGACATCGCACGCTGCGTTAAAGACAAACTcaaagaagaaggaaaagacGTCCCCATGGTGAGTGACAACCGCACACAGGAGCATTAatctacttttttatttttgcataagtATGAACACATTTAGACCTCTGCTGGAGCTCTcttgtgcatgtttttattttatttttaatatattttcatcacttctttctGACAGTGGTAGCAGCTAATGATGAGCACTGCTTATCATGCAGACGTGTCAGCTGTGacagctgtatttatttatttactgctctatttttctgtttgttccATTGTTCTAATTATTTTCTATATTAGTTTTGAACTCTGTTCTATTCTTATCATTACTCTTGTTGCTTCAACAACACGGTGTCCCAGGAGGAGTCATTAAGGATCCATCTGCTCACATAGAAATAATTATTCaccacaagatggcagcatttcACCAAACATGGTTAACACATGATTCCTGCAGAAGTTACTTGAgaaatctgcttttttaaacatcaCTGCCTGTTTGTCTTTCAGATTGTGTTTGCAAAGGATGCTCATTACGCTCTGGAGGATTTGTCTCAGTCTAACTATGAGGTGGttggactggactggaccatTGATCCACGATCAGCGCGGTAAATCACACTAGCATTACTGCTAAAATCTACATAGGACAAAAACATTGTAAACTCAACTAGACACTGTAaacattagtttttatttgtttctgcaGAAGATCTCTGTGGTAAATCTGATGCATCCATTACTTTGGTTTCagatctttttaaaattttgaacaatgtttaattttacttttataagTTAAGATTACTCAGAGACAAAAATCAATCCATTGCTATCATCAGAGTATAGATAGAGCTACATCCTGAAAATCCACAACCAGAAAATGAGCTTTGAGTTTTCGTATACAGCATGAATCTTGCTGTCGTGTTTCCTGAGAAGCAGGTTAACCATTACTGACCTCTCCTCATCCCTGGTTTTTCCCTGGGTGCAGAATTTAAGTCAA from Cheilinus undulatus linkage group 13, ASM1832078v1, whole genome shotgun sequence includes:
- the urod gene encoding uroporphyrinogen decarboxylase, giving the protein MSKDDLILPKDFPQLQNDTFLRAARGGETDHVPVWCMRQAGRYLPEFREFRAGKDFFDTCRSPEACCELTLQPLRRFPFDAAIIFSDILVVPQAMGMEVQMVAGKGPTFPEPLKEPEDLQRLQPKVDVSKELSYVFKAITLTRHKIEGKVPLIGFSGAPWTLMSYMIEGGGSNTHSKAKRWLYRHPEASHMLLRMLTDVVVQYLLGQVAAGAQALQVFESHAGILGPVEFKEFALPYLRDIARCVKDKLKEEGKDVPMIVFAKDAHYALEDLSQSNYEVVGLDWTIDPRSARERTGGKVSLQGNMDPCALYAPKEKISDIVKKMLEGFGARGYIANLGHGLYPDMDPENVGAFVEAVHEHSKQMIKQM